A single region of the Chrysoperla carnea chromosome 5, inChrCarn1.1, whole genome shotgun sequence genome encodes:
- the LOC123300457 gene encoding guanine nucleotide-binding protein G(f) subunit alpha-like isoform X1, with protein sequence MFKCCFKQSIEKKTIENHSDHDMIQRTYRNSASSIIRILLLGTGESGKSTLIKQIKISYVRLYTTEEKKSFISDIRHTLHEIVYEIAIYIKRNNLWNQLDENTSHSVNYLLNWGELGPSTYLKEYFDNVFQLWQNAFIQSSKDIFFSSDIIDCGNYFLGRLKDISKPNYVPNDEDILKCRKPTKEIQKISFRMKLPRAYGKLNQEFWMFDVGGQRNERRKWIQTFAGVHAVLFLVATSEFNQTLREDNTQNRLKESLTLFQEVWTSRFLLYSGFILFLNKQDVLRTKIENDVRLEDYFPKFKDWKRQRSHLNNYEQAKTFIREEFMVIIYFYFIF encoded by the exons ATgtttaaatgttgttttaaacaatctatCGAAAAGAAAACGATAGAAAATCATAGTGATCATGATATGATTCAACGAACATACCGAAATTCTGCAAGTAGTATTATTCGAATATTACTTTTGGGTACCGGTGAATCCGGTAAAAGTAcactaataaaacaaataaaaatttcatatgtgAGGTTATATACAACTGA ggaaaaaaaaagttttatttccgATATTCGACATACATTACATGAAATTGTTTATGAGATAgcgatttatattaaaagaaataatttatggaATCAATTGGACGAAAATACATCTCAtagtgttaattatttattaaactgggGAGAATTAGGACCATCAACTTATTTaaag GAGTATTTTGATAATGTTTTCCAATTATGGCAAAATGCTTTCATACAATCATCCAAGGATATTTTTTTTAGCTCTGACATAATTGATTGTGGAAATTA CTTCTTAGGTCGATTGAAAGATATAAGCAAACCAAATTATGTTCCAAACGatgaagatatattaaaatgtcGTAAACCAACGAaggagatacaaaaaatatcGTTTCGAATGAAATTACCTCGTGCTTATGGAAAGTTGAATCAAGAATTTTGGATGTTTGATGTCGGTGGACAACGTAATGAACGGCGAAAATGGAtacag aCTTTTGCTGGAGTACATGCGGTTTTGTTTTTAGTTGCAACAAGTGAATTTAATCAAACTTTGAGAGAGGATAATACACAAAATCGATTAAAAGAGTCCTTAACTTTATTTCAAGAAGTTTGGACTAGTAG atttttACTTTACTCtggattcattttatttttaaataaacaagatGTCTTgagaacaaaaattgaaaatgatgtaCGATTAGAagattattttccaaaatttaaggATTGGAAACGTCAAAGGAGtcatttgaataattatgaacaggcaaaaacttttattagagaggaatttatggtaattatttatttttatttcatattttaa
- the LOC123300457 gene encoding guanine nucleotide-binding protein G(f) subunit alpha-like isoform X2, translating to MFKCCFKQSIEKKTIENHSDHDMIQRTYRNSASSIIRILLLGTGESGKSTLIKQIKISYVRLYTTEEKKSFISDIRHTLHEIVYEIAIYIKRNNLWNQLDENTSHSVNYLLNWGELGPSTYLKEYFDNVFQLWQNAFIQSSKDIFFSSDIIDCGNYFLGRLKDISKPNYVPNDEDILKCRKPTKEIQKISFRMKLPRAYGKLNQEFWMFDVGGQRNERRKWIQTFAGVHAVLFLVATSEFNQTLREDNTQNRLKESLTLFQEVWTSRFLLYSGFILFLNKQDVLRTKIENDVRLEDYFPKFKDWKRQRSHLNNYEQAKTFIREEFMAEH from the exons ATgtttaaatgttgttttaaacaatctatCGAAAAGAAAACGATAGAAAATCATAGTGATCATGATATGATTCAACGAACATACCGAAATTCTGCAAGTAGTATTATTCGAATATTACTTTTGGGTACCGGTGAATCCGGTAAAAGTAcactaataaaacaaataaaaatttcatatgtgAGGTTATATACAACTGA ggaaaaaaaaagttttatttccgATATTCGACATACATTACATGAAATTGTTTATGAGATAgcgatttatattaaaagaaataatttatggaATCAATTGGACGAAAATACATCTCAtagtgttaattatttattaaactgggGAGAATTAGGACCATCAACTTATTTaaag GAGTATTTTGATAATGTTTTCCAATTATGGCAAAATGCTTTCATACAATCATCCAAGGATATTTTTTTTAGCTCTGACATAATTGATTGTGGAAATTA CTTCTTAGGTCGATTGAAAGATATAAGCAAACCAAATTATGTTCCAAACGatgaagatatattaaaatgtcGTAAACCAACGAaggagatacaaaaaatatcGTTTCGAATGAAATTACCTCGTGCTTATGGAAAGTTGAATCAAGAATTTTGGATGTTTGATGTCGGTGGACAACGTAATGAACGGCGAAAATGGAtacag aCTTTTGCTGGAGTACATGCGGTTTTGTTTTTAGTTGCAACAAGTGAATTTAATCAAACTTTGAGAGAGGATAATACACAAAATCGATTAAAAGAGTCCTTAACTTTATTTCAAGAAGTTTGGACTAGTAG atttttACTTTACTCtggattcattttatttttaaataaacaagatGTCTTgagaacaaaaattgaaaatgatgtaCGATTAGAagattattttccaaaatttaaggATTGGAAACGTCAAAGGAGtcatttgaataattatgaacaggcaaaaacttttattagagaggaatttatg GCCGAGCATTAA